DNA sequence from the Rhizoctonia solani chromosome 14, complete sequence genome:
ACCGACGCGAAGAGTTGCCAACGCTAGCCATTTTTATCAGACGGAGCGCATGATCGTCATCATTGCGTGTCAGGCGCTCAAATCTCGATGAGATAAAAGCAGATGGGATGGATGCTGTCTTCCACCTCCTGGCCTCTCATCCTCTGATGTGTACACCTCGAAACCCATCCATCCTTGTATCCAGCACTCGAACGAAAAACACACTACAAGTAAACAAAAACGTACCGCTGGGATCTTCGCCTAACCATCGCCTGACCAGTCCCCATCCTCTCCTGAGCTCCTGTGTTTCGTCGTCTTCCCAAACCGACCGGCACATTTCCGCGGCATTTTGCGAATGCGTGGAGGATATCGTTCTTGCGCGGGAATGGGAAGAAAAGGTACGTGCACGAGGGCGGCTGCCAGATGCAGATGCAGCAAGATTGATGGCTGAACTTGCTCCGATGTCCCTGCCATTCCCTAGTTCAAGCGCTGAATGAACCCCCATCCCGCGACCCAATTCAATAGCCGATTCCGCCCCAACGTGTACCCAGGTCTCTGATATGGGACTACTGGATTCGACCATCCGCTCTTTGCCTTTCCAAATCGCATCCCCTACGCTTGCCGGCTGGCTATTTCCCGTATTATTGGATGAGTGCGATTGACTGGGATTGTGCGCCTGGAAACTCGGTCGCCCACCCTGTAGTGAAGTCCTAGGGCTCGCCGTGTTGATGCCTAGCAACATGCTCAAGCGATCGCGGGAACTCCTTCTGGAATGAGGCTGCGCCTGTTGGACAGACCGGCGCCGGACAGCATCAACGTCCACGGTTTTGAGAGAAGGCTTGTGTTCCTGCGCATCGGACAAATTAAGCGAAGGCGGTCGTTGGGGGCGGACGGGGGGACTGGACGATTTAGGTTCGGGCTGAAGCTCTAGTTCAGGGAGAACCGGTTGATGTTGTCGATTGCCGACGGGGACATCTGACTGCAACAAACTCGCATTGGACGTCGAACCTGCGCTCAAGGCCGCCTCCAGTTCTCGATCTTCCGGTTGGAAACGGACTTGTATGGGGTCCGTGCTTGGACGGTAAAAGAGAGTGCGACGAAGCTCGTCTGTTGATCCGGACACGGAGTCTGCGTCCGAGCTGGCCATTTCCTCCTCGCATGGGTCGGACAGAACGCCGTATTCGCTGACTCTCCAGGAGAGATGTCCGTCCGAGTCGGAGCCACCTTGCGAGGGATCAGGGAGCCGTAGAGAGCCTGCAACGGTTCTTTCCGACTCCATTCGCTTAAGCCGTGGTCGCTCAGGAGAGTCGGTGATGGTAATGTTCGGAGGAGGGGGAAAGGACGCATGGCGATTTTCTTTGTTGTCGTTGAACTGCTGGTCATGTTCATGTTGGTCTGTGCTTTCATCAACAATGTACAGATGGGGGTGTCGTAGTGGAATGCTATGCACGTTGAGATTTAAAGTCGAGGTAGAGAGCACGGAAGATGCAAACGAAGTCGAAGCTCCGGACACTAGGGACGGAGCAGAGTGCATCGAACGTAATGAGCGGTCTGAAAACGCGAGAGACGTGTCTTGAACAGACAGCTCGGATTTCTGGGTAACCACAGGGGAATTCCGTGGGGGTTTGGGAGTTACCGACATGACGAGAATAAGTGCGAAAGAATTAGTTGAAGCAACGTAGAGCCGAGATTATGAAATCAACAAGTCGCGTCAGGCGTGCAAGGTCGTCTGAAAGTCTTGACTACGATCAGCATATGGGCGCAACGCCAGCGCGCAGACGACTCACTTGGAAACGAACGTGAAGAATAGAGAGAGCGATAGTCGGAGGAACGTGTTGGTGGTAGAATACAGGCAATTGGGAACACCCCTCCCTGTGTCGTCGTTGGAAGTTGATACACGAGGAAATGTTTCCCTGCCGGCGCTAATTCATTTCGTCACATTAGATCCCTTAATTTGTCCTCATTTATGCTGGCACCCCTTTTGGCTAAATTGCTTCTCAGGTTCATCTCTATGCATGCATACGATCCCCATACATATCCGGAAGATTTTCTCGATTCTTGCGGCTGCTAATCTCACTCGGGTTCCTTTTAGACTCATAAGAGGTAGACTCGCACCAATTCGAGCAGTGTGTTACGGTGCTGTCTATATCTTTCCAATTGCACAGGGAAGCCAAGGTTTGTTTACCGACTGCTGATGGAACTACTGTTTCAACTGCTGATATCACCTAGCTAACCGACGTGGGAAGTGATAAAAACGGACCGCTTGAGCTGTTAGGCTATGCACAAGAAGCCGACTCGAATTTCACCCCTTTTGGCCATTCGGCATGAGATGGGTCTGTCAATCAGTGAATTCTACCTGATTTGGATGGACATGACAAAAGCTCTCTCTCTCTGTTGGGCTCAAACCTGCATTAAAACGTTTTCGCCAGCGCTTTTTGATTTATTATGCGTTATTCAGCATATAGCATATAGCGAACCTGCAACTGTTGGTTACGGAGCCTTTTCCCACTTGGGATTCTTGAATTCTGCGTCCCTGTTAAAACTTCAGGCTATACTCTATTCATTTCGTCCAAATGCCGTTATTGACGTAATTTAACTCTATTCGACATGCATTTCCTGCCTAACGACCGATATCTTTGGGTCGCTTGAATGTATTCCAGTGACCATATGCGCTCAAGCTGTTGATTATAAGCTGGCACAAACACCGCAGTCGCGTCGAGTCTGATTCGATATTGTCGAAGTTCGGAAAGAATAGGTATACTAGTATTCAGTATATGGGTATAAATCATTGATACAAGCAATTTTTTTCTATTCGCCCTCCCCTTCTGTTCTGTGCCTTAAAGTGGGCTCGGTTTTTTGATAAAGCTCTGAATAGACACAAGAGGTCAGCTTGGAGCTCTTTACCTGGTTGAACGTGAGCGACGTACCGATGCTATCGGAGCATAAAGTGATTTAACTCTGAGTTGATCATGTCCTTCGCCTTCTCGTCTATGTATTCGCCGAGATTATAATCATAGAAACACAGCTGATGCGACTCGCAAACAACGGAAGATCTCGGACGTAGGTTGAATAGAAGTCTATAGACAATAACTGATAAATCTTGACGCCAAGAAGCTGGAAAGAGAAATAGTAATCACCTAGCCAGCTGCTCAGCGTTTTCTTGTTGTGGATCGGGTAGATAGAAGTCACTCCATATATGAAGCAGAATCGTACTTTGTGATTGAGATGGTACAAAGTCTGTTTCGGTGAGCATGGTAACCAATCTCCATTCGACTGGGATCCATAGACGGCGAAGGTGAGGCAAAAGATCAACGATTGCCTTCAATTTTTCAAGGTCGAGGGGCTCTTGTGTCATATTCAACTTGAGCTCTTCCAAGAAAGGGAGGCACAATAGAAATCGGCTGAATTCTTCGAACTTGTATTCAAAAGATATGGACCATCCCAAATGAAGACTGAGCAATGGAAGATGCTTCCAGGAAGTAAGTGATTCGGGTGAAACAAGTCGATACCAGTAGTCGTGTAAATTTAGGGTAGTGATACTGGACTTGTTGGCCACCAGCAAGGGAACGATATCCGAGAAACTTGCATGGCTCACATGAAGATCACTGCCCAGCGCCTGGTTAGGAGCTGAAACAGTCATAGAATGTAAGCCGGTAACAATTGGTTTGGACTTGCACAAGTTCAGGATTGTTTCCCAAGTTAGCTGGTGGAGTTCCAGATTCGTCAGAGCCGGAAAGCCGTCTATTGGTATCTGCAAGCCATCACAGTAGACTTCGACATTGGACTCTTGGCCAGATACACAAAGAGATTTGAGGTTGGGAAGGCTTGAAAGAGCAGCAAGCGCTCTGGTACTCAAGATAGCTGGCGACGTAGACAAGGAGGACAAGCTATGGAGACGAAGTATGCTCGAATGAATTTGGAGTGCGTCGGGTAGGAATAGAACCTGTTCGAAGGATGACGCGATCGAGTTTCGAGATATCACACCCTTGACCTCTGCAGGGAAAATACTCAAGAGGCATAGACGGGGGCATTTCTGCGAAGCAAGGTCCATAATACGATTGGTCGTATCAAAATCGAGCCAATATGTGCCTTGCATTAAAAATTCGGTTTCCGGGGGCACCAGCACCAGTTTCTGCACTGAGGTAGACAAGAAAGCCATGACCCAATTCGCCGAGTCGATCCGAGTGTTATCTGGGTCAATTATGTGCTCACTATAACGAGGGACAGGAAGATGAAGCGCTTCTAGGTTTGGGAGTAGGTCTACAGATCGAGTGCAAGCAAGAAACCCTTCCCAACCTTCGCATCTGTCAACATATAAGGCTGAAGGAGTAAGTCGTTTTATGTGAGGGGCGTATA
Encoded proteins:
- a CDS encoding LRR receptor-like serine/threonine-protein kinase yields the protein MVGFTATEHPSLKVFGIPELAHLICSTIRKRDNVSLMGVCRQIFHSVIPFVWEEVDEANALMSMIPGGGIVTYNSDLLTYAVMQLPSSLELSRFNIYAPHIKRLTPSALYVDRCEGWEGFLACTRSVDLLPNLEALHLPVPRYSEHIIDPDNTRIDSANWVMAFLSTSVQKLVLVPPETEFLMQGTYWLDFDTTNRIMDLASQKCPRLCLLSIFPAEVKGVISRNSIASSFEQVLFLPDALQIHSSILRLHSLSSLSTSPAILSTRALAALSSLPNLKSLCVSGQESNVEVYCDGLQIPIDGFPALTNLELHQLTWETILNLCKSKPIVTGLHSMTVSAPNQALGSDLHVSHASFSDIVPLLVANKSSITTLNLHDYWYRLVSPESLTSWKHLPLLSLHLGWSISFEYKFEEFSRFLLCLPFLEELKLNMTQEPLDLEKLKAIVDLLPHLRRLWIPVEWRLVTMLTETDFVPSQSQSTILLHIWSDFYLPDPQQENAEQLAR